A portion of the Tiliqua scincoides isolate rTilSci1 chromosome 3, rTilSci1.hap2, whole genome shotgun sequence genome contains these proteins:
- the POLR2H gene encoding DNA-directed RNA polymerases I, II, and III subunit RPABC3, which produces MAGILFEDIFDVKDIDPEGKKFDRVSRLHCESESFKMDLILDVNVQIYPVDLGDKFRLVIASTLYEDGTLDDGEYNPTDDRPSRADQFEYVMYGKVYRIEGDETSTEAATRLSAYVSYGGLLMRLQGDANNLHGFEVDSRVYLLMKKLAF; this is translated from the exons ATGGCCGGCATCCTCTTCGAGGACATCTTCGACGTGAAGGACATCGACCCCGAGGGCAAGAAGTTCgacaggg TATCCCGGCTACATTGTGAGAGCGAGTCCTTCAAGATGGATCTTATTCTGGATGTGAATGTGCAGATCTATCCTGTTGATCTTG GTGACAAATTTCGCCTAGTAATTGCCAGCACATTGTATGAAGATGGGACCTTGGATGATGGAGAATATAACCCTACTGATGACAGGCCGTCCAG AGCTGACCAGTTTGAATATGTGATGTATGGAAAGGTGTACAGGATTGAGGGTGATGAGACATCTACAGAGGCAGCGACACGCCT CTCTGCTTATGTGTCCTACGGCGGCCTGCTGATGAGACTCCAGGGGGATGCCAATAACTTGCATGGCTTTGAAGTGGATTCCAGGGTTTATCTTCTGATGAAGAAACTGGCCTTCTAA